A section of the Delphinus delphis chromosome 1, mDelDel1.2, whole genome shotgun sequence genome encodes:
- the LOC132422582 gene encoding putative tripartite motif-containing protein 61: MALVSSLAQLQAEVSCPICLDYLRGTVTTESGHNFCHSHIKQCWEDLQDTFPCPVCLQPCPKKSFRRNSQSCLMIDVKNLPSTEDMRKWQKEKPLCEKHKQVLSLFCEKDLELLCPQCRVSSEYQDHPLAHMEPAAPLTGGSSKATFSP; encoded by the coding sequence ATGGCCCTGGTGTCCTCCCTGGCACAGCTCCAAGCAGAGGTCAGCTGCCCCATCTGCCTGGATTACCTGAGAGGCACAGTGACCACTGAGAGTGGACACAACTTCTGTCACTCCCACATCAAGCAGTGCTGGGAGGATCTCCAGGACACCTTCCCCTGTCCTGtctgcctccagccctgccccaagAAGAGCTTTAGGAGGAACAGCCAGTCATGTCTCATGATTGATGTGAAGAATCTTCCCAGCACAGAGGACATGAGGAAATGGCAGAAAGAGAAACCTCTGTGTGAGAAGCACAAGCAGGTTCTGAGCCTGTTCTGTGAGAAGGACCTGGagctgctgtgtccccagtgcaGGGTCTCCTCGGAATACCAAGATCACCCTCTGGCACACATGGAGCCAGCTGCCCCTCTCACAGGAGGAAGCTCAAAAGCTACATTCAGCCCCTGA